From a region of the Falco peregrinus isolate bFalPer1 chromosome 5, bFalPer1.pri, whole genome shotgun sequence genome:
- the LOC129784635 gene encoding LOW QUALITY PROTEIN: U3 small nucleolar RNA-interacting protein 2-like (The sequence of the model RefSeq protein was modified relative to this genomic sequence to represent the inferred CDS: deleted 1 base in 1 codon) — protein sequence MAAAAAGGRRGKAPRGAAGRRRLRTVAPAAERKPRVPARRPGDEEVSSDSEPESPSVPRRRREVAEEEVEETPQEKKLRLAKLYLEQLRQYEEERAAEEEEEEEAAQPADLIGDRLKEDVLEQRGRLQRLLAKDVQPPDPASICVLRGHQLPVTCLVISPDDRFMFSASKDGSLIKCEVESGKRLCVVPGGKKGTEEQHRGHASHVLCMAISSDGKYLATGDRNKLIMIWDAATCKRLHIYTGHHDAISGLSFRKGTHQLYSASHDRCVKVWDVAENAYVETLFGHQDVITGLDSLSRECCVTAGGRDGTVRLWKIPEESQLVFYGHQGSIDCIQLINEEHMVSGADDGSVALWGMMKKKPLALAQQAHGMQDAQGLQQPYWISAVAALRNSDLLATGSHSDSVKLWKCGEGFRKLEPLLDIPLVGFVNSLKFSAAGDFLVAGQTPLARVPAKG from the exons atggcggcggcggcggcgggcggccggaGGGGCAAGGCTCCGCgtggggcggcggggcggcggcggctgcggaCGGTG GCGCCGGCCGCCGAGAGGAAGCCGCGGGTACCGGCCCGGCGGCCCGGCGACGAGGAGGTGTCCAGCGACTCCGAGCCAGAGAG TCCGTCGGTGCCGCGGCGGCGCAGGGAGGTggcggaggaggaggtggaggagacGCCGCAGGAGAAGAAGCTGCGTCTGGCCAAGCTGTACCTGGAgcagctccgtcagtacg AGGAGGAGCGGGCggccgaggaggaggaggaggaggaggcggcgcaGCCGGCAGATCTCATCGGCGACCGGCTGAAGGAGGACGTG CTTGAGCAGAGGGGCCGGCTGCAGCGCCTGCTCGCCAAGGAC gtGCAGCCTCCAGATCCAGCCAGCATCTGTGTGCTGCGG GGGCACCAGCTGCCCGTCACCTGCCTGGTCATCTCTCCAGATGACAGGTTCATGTTTTCTGCTTCCAAGGATGGCTCCCTCATCAAAT GTGAGGTCGAGAGTGGGAAAAGGCTGTGTGTGGTGCCCGGGGGGAAGAAGGGCACcgaggagcagcacagggggcaTGCATCCCACGTCCTCTGCATGGCCATCTCGTCGGATGGCAAGTACCTG GCCACGGGAGACCGGAACAAGCTCATCATGATCTGGGATGCAGCCACCTGCAAGCGCCTGCACATCTACACTGGGCACCATGATGCCATCTCG GGTTTGTCCTTCCGGAAGGGCACGCACCAGCTTTACAGCGCCTCCCACGACCGCTGCGTCAAGGTCTGGGATGTGGCAGAGAATGCATACGTGGAGACACT cttCGGGCACCAGGATGTCATCACAGGGCTGGACAGCCTGAGCCGGGAGTGCTGTGTGACGGCGGGGGGACGGGACGGCACTGTGCGGCTCTGGAAGATCCCCGAGGAGTCGCAGCTCGTGTTTTATGGGCACCA GGGCTCCATTGACTGTATCCAGCTCATCAATGAGGAGCACATGGTGTCCGGCGCCGATGACGG CTCTGTAGCCCTCTGGGGCATGATGAAGAAGAAGCCACTGGCACTGGCCCAGCAGGCACACGGCATGCAGGATGCCCAGGGCTTGCAGCAGCCTTACTGGATCTCAGCGGTGGCTGCCCTGCGCAACAGTGACCTCCTGGCTACAG GCTCCCACAGCGACAGTGTGAAGCTCTGGAAGTGTGGTGAGGGATTTCGGAAGCTGGAGCCCCTCTTGGACATCCCCTTG GTGGGTTTTGTCAACAGCCTGAAGTTCTCGGCAGCTGGTGACTTCCTGGTGGCCGGCCAGACTCCCCTCGCCCGGGTTCCAGCCAAGGGATGA